The Natrinema sp. DC36 genome includes the window GCCGGCGGTAATCACGACCTCGACGTCGTTCCGGTCGATCAGCCGCGAGACGATCGACTGGACCTTGTCGTAGTCCGAACCGACGTGTTCTCGGACGACGATCTCGTTGCCGTCGTCCTCGAGCGCCTCGTTGATGGTCTCCCCGGCGGCGTCGGCCTCGAGACTGCGATCCGAGGCGATCGTGACGACGCCGGTACAGAGCGTCCCGTCGCCGGGTTCGGTGGCGTCCGAGTCCGTCTCGTTCATACCGCGTCTTCGAAAGCCGGCGGGTAAAAACGTACGTCTCCGGTCATCGTTGCTCGGCGGAAGTCGGCGTCGACGGGCCGTTCGTGTAGTACGTGAAGAGGTCGGTGTAGGTCGGTTCGGCGATCGCGAGCGCCGTTCGACCGATCCCCGATGTGGCCGCGAGTTCGTCGAGTACCCGTCCCGAATCACCCGTAACCGCGTCCTCGTACCGCTCGGGGACGAACCCGCGGATATTTCCGGCCACCGCGAACGGCTCGCCGTCGACGACCGCCCTGAGCGCGCTCGCGTTCGATGCGCCCGTCTCGAGGACGGGGGGAACCGACGCCAGCAGTTCATCAGGCGTTCCGGTGGCGACGATCCGACCGTCCGCGAGGAAGGCGATTCGGTCGGCGATGTCTGCGGTCATCGGTCGGTGGCTTGCGACGACGATCGTCTTTCCCGCGGCCTGTTTCTCGCGGAACAGCTGGTGGACCGCCGGGATCGTCGCGAGATCGAGCGCCGCGGTCGGCTCGTCGAACAGGTACAGCGGGACGTCGATGCTGGCGGCGATGGCGAGTTCGAGTTTCCGTACCATTCCGCCGGAGTAGTCCGCGACGGACTTGTCGAGGTCGCCGGTGAGCCCGAGACGCTCGACGTGCGTGCGCCAGTCGTCCGTGAACGCCGGATGGAGCCGGCGGTAGAAGTGGATGGTTTCCCGACCGGTGAGTTTCTCGAGGGCGAGCGCGTCCTGCAGGAGAAAACTCGTCGTGTCCGCGCGAGCCGCCGCCGGCTCGCCGAAGACGTCGATGCTACCCGCGGAGGGACGCTCGCTGCCGGCGAGACAGGACAGCAACACCGATTTGCCGACCCCGTTCGGCCCCATCAGAACGAGGAGTTCGCCGTCCTCGACCGTGAGATCGACGTCCTCGAGGACGCCCTCCTCGCCGAAGGACTTGCGGACGCCGTCGACGGTCGCGACCGGATCAGTCACGGCCACCACCCCTGGTCGTAGAGCATTCGATTCACGAGCACCGTTCCCGCGACGACTGCGAGGACGGCATAGATGGCCAGCAACGCGAGGAATCCCGGCCCGGTCGGCATCGCAGGCGGTGCGATGCCGAGCCCCGTCCAGCTCTCGGCCGGGACGAGGTGAGCGATAAGCAGTCGAGTCGGGAGCGTATTCGGGAGATAGTTCAGCACCGGGCCGTCGATCACCGATTGCGCCGGAACGGCACCGTTGATCCCGGTCAGGATGAACGTCGTGACGGCGACGAACGTGGTCGCCACCGTCGCGACCTGTTTGTTCCCCGCGGCGATCACGAACGGGATGGCGACGACCATCCAGATCAGGCAGGTCAGCACGCCGGCGACCAGGACGATCGGTATCGATTCGGGACCGCGGAGGCCGTAGGACGCGCCGGTGGCCAGCCCGGCGACCAGCGTCGCGGTGAACGCGCCCGCTGCGAGGACGATCCCGGCGGCCATTCGGCCGGTCAGTTCGGCCGACGACGAGATGGGCATCGATCGATAGGCGACGTAGCGCCGGTCTTCGAGGTCGGTCGCGAGCTGGTTTCCGAAGACGAAGAGACAGACGAACATCGACCCGAGGACACCGATTCCGATGGACGCGCTCGCATCGGCCGTGGCAGTCGTTCCGGCCCCCTGCACCGTCTGGAGCGAGTACATAAACGCGGGGAATGCGAGTACCCACAGCAGCATGATCTCGCTGTTTCGCATCTCCTGTAGACTCCGGCGGGTGAACGCGTCGGCCTGCTCGAGCCAAACGCGCCACCCCGCGTCCGCCTCCCGTTCGGTCTCGGACACGGTCTCCACTTCAGTTGCCATCGGTCTTCCGTTGCCTCTACACATCTCTGACAGATAATAGTTCATAGTGTAACGTCACGTTCCAGTACAGAGCGATTGCGGCGAATACGGCATGCTGGTAGCCCAACTGTTATGGACGCCGTTTCCGTTGGTCCGGGTATATGCAGGCAGTCCAATTCGCGGACCACGGCGACAGGGACGTCATCGAGTACGGCGAGTATCCGGACCCCGAGGTCGACCGGGACGAGGTACTGGTCGACATCAAGGCGGCCGCGCTCAACCACCTGGACATCTGGACCCGACGGGGGATGCCGGGAATCGACCTCGAGATGCCACACATCCCGGGCAGCGACGGGGCCGGCGTCGTCGAGGACGTCGGCGAGGACGTGACCCGCTTCGAGGCGGGCGATCACGTCGCGCTCTCGGCCGGCGTCGGCGACCTGCGGATGGACGATCCGACGCTCGATCCGCGCTTTCACATCATCGGCGAGCACGTCACCGGCGTCCACTCCGAGTACGCGGCGATCCCCGAGGATAACTTGATCCCCGTCCCCGACCACGTCGACTGGTCGGTCGCCGGCTCGAGCTCTCTGGTCTTCCAGACCGCCTGGCGGATGCTCATCGAGCGCGCCGACCTCGAGGCCGGCGAGTCGGTGCTCGTCCTCGGTGCGAGCGGCGGGGTCGGTCACGCCGCCCTCCAGATCGCCGACTACGCTGGCGCGGAGGTGTACGCGACCGGTAGCACCGAGGAGAAACTCGACTACGCCCGCGAGCACGGCGCGGACCACGTCTGCAACTACGAGGAGGAGGACTTCGCGGACTGGATCCTCGAGGAGACGGGTCGCCGCGGCGTCGATGTCGTCGTCGAACACGTCGGCGCGCCGACGTGGCAGAACTCGCTGAAGAGCCTGACCAAGGGCGGGCGACTCGTCACCTGCGGGGGCACCGGCGGCGGCAACCCCGAGACGGACATTCCGCGCATCTTCTGGAACCAGCTGCAGATCATCGGGTCGACGATGGCCACGCCGGATCAGGTCGACGACGTGATGGAACTCGTCTGGGACGGCACGTTCGAGCCCGCGATCCGCGAGGAACTACCGATGAGCGAGACCGCACGCGCCCACGAGATCATCGAGAACCGCGAAGGGTTCGGCAAGGTCGTCGTCCGGCCGGACAGCGAACTCTAGTCGGGAGCGACCGACGCTCGACGAACCGTTCTCGTTTCCGATCGCGTTCGGAGACGGGCGGAGGGGGAACCGTGAGTGCTTTCACTGCGCGCTCGAAACGAATCGGTAGTGAGCTCGAGCGACGACGGCGGCTACGTCCACGATCCAGCGGCGGTCGACGCCGGCGCGAACGGCGAACGGGGAGCCGACGGACCGGCCGATGGCGGGGGAGATCACGAACCGGGACACCCCGCGACGGCCGACCGGGAGTTCGACTGGCGCGGCTGGACCCTCGTCGCCGTCATCGTCTTCGCGTTTCTCGCCGCCCCGACTGCGATTTACCTCGTCCCGCCCGGTGCGGAGGGCTACCGCTTCGCGCTGTTGATCGTGCCGCTGGCACCCGCTATTTTGCTCGCGATTACGGCCGTCTGGGCGACGACGCGGCCCTGAGCACGGCTGACCGTGCGGACTGTTCGACGACGAATCGCGCGACTAGTGAAACGAAAACGGCCTAGACTTCGGCTTCGCGGACGACCTCGAGCCGGTCGAGCACTGTCGAGCCGTCGCTCACGTCCCGGTCGGGCGTCTCCTCGCGGTCGACGTACGTCGCCAGTTCGTCATAGAGGCGGTCGGCCTGTGGGCCGGTGAGTCGCTCCGTGTCGCCGTCGGCCTCGAGCGTCTCGAGCAGCTCGAGGGTCCACTCGGGCGGCAGTTCGTCGATCTCGAGGGCCTCGTCGAGGCGCTTCGAGAGGACGTGGTGGGCGACCCATTGCTCGTCTCGGGTGAGCGTGACTTCGTACGTCTCGGTTTCCGGTGGTGAGGAGCTCATATCGTCAGACGGGACCTGTCTTCGTGGTCCTCAATCTGGGCTACGAACAGGGATGTAATAAGCCTTGTTACCGCATGCCATAGCTGCGACGCGGTCGGGGGTCGTCCCGTTCGATTGAACGGTTCGTTTGCCGATCAAAAGCTACTAACAGAACCGTCTCCAGTCCACAGACAGGTGCAGTGGTAATGGATCTCGAGACGGTCTCCGAGCGGATCGCGACCGGTCGCATCGGACGCGCGGTCTCGCGACTGGTCCCCGCAACCCCCATCTGGGAGCGCGAGTGGGACGTCTGCTGCGTGCTCGACGGCTGCCGTCTCGATCTCATGCGAGAGCTGTCCGCGGCCGGGCACGACGCGCTGCCGGACCCGGACGGGGTGGACTCGCTGTGGTCGGTCGGTTCCCAGTCCGCGGAGTGGATGGACCGAACCTTCGCGCCGCGGTACCGCGAGAAGATGGCCCGGACCGCCTACGTCACCGGCAACCCCTTTTCGTCGCAGCCCTGCGAGCACATCACCGTCACGTCCGGCGACGTCCTGCCGCTCGAGGCCGACGATTTCGGCGTCTTCCACGAGGCCTGGCGCGACGAGTGGGTCGACGACGACATCTCGACGATCCCGCCAGCCCCCCTCACGGACGCCGCGATCGCAATCTGGCGGCGTCGCGAGGAGTTGGGCATCGACCGCGTGCTCGTCCACTACATGCAGCCCCACGCGCCCTTCCGGTCGGAGCCGGGGTGGTTCTTCGGTTCGGCCGACATCGAGCACTGGGGACAGTTCACCGACGGCGAGTCGTCCGCGGCGGACGACGATTTCGACCCCGACGACCTCTCGCCCGCGGAACGCGAGGCCCTCGAGGCGCTCGCCGAAGCCGAGGCCGAGAGCGACGACGGGACGGATTCGATGAACGATCCCTGGATGCGCCTGCGCGACGGCGACTTCTCGTTCGACGCGGTCTGGGCGGCCTACCGGGACAACCTCGAGTGGGTCCTCGACGACGTCTCTCGACTGCTCGCGAACTGCGACGGGCGGGTCGCGATGACCAGCGACCACGGGAACGGACTCGGCGAGTTCGGCGTCTGGTCGCACCCGCCCGGGACGCCGGTCCCCGCGCTCCGACGGGTCCCCTGGGTGGTCCGCGACGGGCAGGATCGGGAGACCTGCGATCCCGCACTTCCCGCGGGAATTCGCGAGGGCGGGGCGAGCGGTGCGGACGATGCGGACGGCGAAGAGGGTGCGGCGATCGAATCGCGCCTCGAGGCGCTGGGCTACCGATAATGGTCCCGAACACGCTCAGAGATGCGATCTACGCCGTTCGGAAGGCCCGACTGGGACTCGAGCGGCGGCGACTCGACTACGGTGAGGAAACCCGCGAGCGAGCCGAGCGGCTGGCCGCCGTGCTCCCCGCCTCGGCGGCCGAACTGCGCGAGTACGAGCGGGAGTACGAGGACCTCGAGTGGTTTCACGACACGTACGCGGACCGCGTGGCGGAGATCCACGAGGCCGGCGTGGCAACCGACACGACCCACTGGCGCGACGGGGTGACGCTGTACGTCGTCTGTCGCGCGCTCGAGGTCGAGACCGTCGTCGAAACGGGGGTGCTGTTCGGCTCGTTCGACGCGCACATTCTGGCGGCGATGTGCGAGAACGGCGGCGGGACGCTACATGCGGTCGACCTGCCCGGCGGCCCGCCGGGGCCGTTCGAGTACGGTCACCTGATCCCGGATCGGTGTCGCGACCGGTGGGAACTCCATCGGGGCGATGCGCGGGAAGTGTTGCCCGGGCTGCTCGAGCGCGTCGGCCCCCTCGATCTCTTCTTGCACGACTCGGATCACCGGCTGCCCCACATGCGATTCGAGTACGAGGCGGCGCTGGGTCACCTCGATCCCGGTGGGGTACTGGCGAGTCACGACGTGCGGCTCTCGAGGCTGTTCGATCGGTTTACCGAGGAAAACGGGTTACAGTCGTGTGTGGTCTGCGATACGGGGCTCGGGCGGCAATCACGATAGCGCTCGCCACGAACTCGTGAGGGCGGCGACGAATCGTTCGATAGACGAACGTGTTTTTTAACTATAGTCTCATAGCTGGCGTATGGACCGGAGGACGCAGACGTTTTTGGTCAGCGTGATCGGATTCATCGGTGCGGTGATTTTCCTCGGACTCTCCGTTTACCCTTTCCAGTATGGGTTCCTGGACAGTGTCCTCTTGGCAGGTGGCTTCGTCGTTCTTTCACTCGTTGCGTTCGTCCTGGACGATACAGCTATCTGATGGTGAGTAGCGCCAGTTACGACTCCCCCATTTCTTCATCCGCGCTGGCCCGGAGGTCACAGAGCACGGCGAGGCGTTCGGCGCGCTGGATGAGCAGCGCGCGTCCGGCACCCGTGAGGCCGTAGGCGGCCACCCGCTCGTCGGGGCCGTCGCGTTCGGCGAGGAGGTCGCGCCCGACGAGCGCGCGCAGGTTCGGCTCGAGTCGGGCGCGGCTGACCGTGGGATACCGGCGCTCGAGGGTCCACGTGATCCCGGAGGGGTAACAGCGCGTGCCGTCGCGCTCGCGCCGGGCGACGGCCTCGAGACAGTCGCGCTGGAAGGCGGTGAGTTCGATCCACGCGCGTCGGCCGTCCTTCGGTGGGTAGTCAGGGGGTGATGCGTCCGCTCGAGCGGGGCTTTCAAGGCCCCGCGAATCGTGGTCGGGCATGGCTTTCTGCGGGTTACGGAAGCCACGCGGGCCGGTGGTAGGGACACCGGGTCCGCATTCTCTCTCGAGGACCGATTTAGGTAGTTGTGGGTCCGTCTGGCCTCCGCAATTCGGTCAATGAGCAGACAGTACTTAGAACTAGTGCATCAAATACAGTACTAGAAAGAGCCAAACAACGCACAAATACTATCGAATCGAGCGTTCTAACACGGTGTTTCGTGTGTTCACGGTCGAATGCGACGGCCACGGGTGGACTGGATGACGCGGGCCGACGACGCGATCCTCGAGTTCCTTCTCAACGAGGGGAACCGACCCCTTATCGCGAATCCGTCCACCGTCGAGGCTAACATCGATTACAAGATCTCGCACGTGAGACGCAGACTGCGGGCACTGCAGGACGGTGGGCTCGTCGAGTACTACGACGAGGATCGTGGTCTGTATCGGATCAGTGAGCGAGGTCGAAAATATCTCGCTGGGGAGCTTGATGCGGATGCCCTCGAGCCATCATAACAAGAAAGCGTCGCAGGTGACCTCCCGCCATCTAATTTACTCGTACACACAACCCTGCTAACCTTATTTTTTGATCTTGCTAAATTGCCGATCTTGGACCTCAAACGCGCACCGCGTAAACTCTTCAGACAAAAAAGATTGGCCAACCGATAGAGTAACTTACGAGATGCACACGGCAAATCACGGTTCGTGTGCATATTCAAGAATCAGACTCTGTCAGCGTGCAACCATAGGAAGTTGAATCAATACGGTACTTCACCGTCTTCTATTCACTCAGAGGTTGGCTGAACACCGCGGTAACCACATGTGCGAATTGACCACTAAGGGTTCTCTCGGGTATGGTTCATATCTGTAGTACCGTGCTGAATAGAGAATGCGTTTACAGCTTGTCAACGAGGTTAGAATTACCTGGCACGTTGTCTCGACGGTCCAACTCGTGTCATTCCGAGTAAGAGGAATGCGGGTGGTCGGAGAGCATCTCGGCGAGTTCGGCCAGTAGTTCCTCGGCCGAATCATGGCCACGGTATCGGACGTGGTGCGTACGAGTATCGTACTCGGCCCACCCGTTCGATTCGAGCTTCGGGAGGTGGGTGTGCATTAGTTCGAGAGAGACTTGTTCGTGATCCATCTCGGGGACGCGCCGGGCAATATGCGTGGCCAAGTCCTCCACGGTGGCTGTATTCTTTGACTCGATATTCTCGAAATAGTGGATGACTTCCCGGCGGAGGTTGTGACACAATGTATTCAGCAATTGATTCATCTTCGGGGCCTTCTCCGGGTAACACCCTGTTTGAGCCATGGTATCTTCACACATGGAAGGGAGAGTAATAGTAGTTGTTCCCGGCGCTTCGAAATCGGCAGTGCCAGTTGCGAACAATTTGCTGCATACATCCTCTGTACTTACCAAAGCTACTCACCACATCGAGGCGGGTTCTCACTATCTGATCTGGAGTGAAACAGCTGCTCAGTAGGTGTGCGTACTGTTCGATGTTCTCCAGTACATGACACTCAGAGTATGCTGTCAGCATAACCGCTTATGGAGCGAGGAGATGTCTCTCCTCTATGACCGATTCGAGTAGCGACGACTTCGACCCAACAGCACCGGACCAACGGGAGATCGGCCGCGAAATGGTTGACGACAGTACGGGACTCGGTTCGGTGATGGCCCACGCCTATCGCGGAGAGATAGACCGAGTGGGAACGTGGCGACAGCGCCTCGACGAGACGACGACGTGGGCGGTGACGCTGATGGCAGCGATCTTAACGTGGGGGTTTTCGAGTACCGATAACCCACACTATATCTTGCTGATCGGGGTCGTCGTCGTCACCGTCTTTCTGGGCATCGAAGCACGGCGGTACCGGGACTACGACGTCTTTCGCTCTCGTGCTCGAGTCATCCAAGAGAACCTGTTCGCAAACGCCCTCGATCCGTCCCAAGGCACTGAAAGTCACGACTGGCGAGCGGAACTGAGCAGGGACTATCGCAGGCCGACGCTGAAAGTCTCGTTTTACGAAGCACTCGCAAACCGGCTCCGGCGTGTGTACCTTGCGCTGCTCAGTGTCCTCTTGGTCGCATGGGTCTTCAGGATTACAGCGTTCGCGCCGCGCCAAGACTGGCTGACAACCGCTGGAATCGCCCGTATCCCCGGGATTGCTGTGGTTGCCGTTGTGGGTGTGTTCTACGTCGTACTGCTGGGCGTCACCTTCTGGCCCCGCGAGCGCCATGCCAAGGGTGAATTCCGTGAAGGGGACCCGGACGACTGGAAAGAGACAGACCGATAAATCCGTTCTCTGTACTTACCGCTCAGTCACAGTCCAATCTCTCCCCTCCAAAGCGGGCCCGACAATACTCGTTATCGAGGTCCCCATCCTCTCCTACTGCTGAAGTAGCACCGTTGTACCGTCTCGAATCGGCCAACCTGACTTTTCGTTAGCGCGGCGCGCGCTCTGCGCGCCACGCAATTGCTCTGTCCCCTTAGGGGCACAGACGTGAATCTGGCACGCAATCCGTGACAATTTCCTGACTGCTCTGTTGTAACTCTACTCTGACTTTTCGCGTATCAGGACGTGCCCACCTCACTTCTCGAGTGAATCATAGACGTTCTCTTCCGCAGGGAATTCGCCGTCTTCGACCTCGGTAGCGTACGTCTCGACGGCATTGCGGATTTCCGAGTCGAGATCCGCATACTGCTTCGAGAGCGTAAACGACTCGCCACCGAGCCCCAGCATGTCGGTGAGTACGAGCACTTGTCCGTCGACGTGCCGTCCGGCACCGATACCGATGGTCGGGATATCGACCGCTTCGGTCACGGCCTTCCCGGTCTCCTCCGTCACTGTTTCGAGGACGACTGCGAACGCACCGTCCTCTTCCAATCGCTCGGCGGTTTCGACGAGCGCATCGACGGCCGCCGAACTCGAGTGATCGCGGCCCTGAACGTACCCGCCGCCGATCTGGTTCATCCGCTGTGGCGTCAGCCCGATGTGGCCTTGCACGGGAATACCGAGTTCGGTCAACCGATCGATGATCTCGATCGTCGTCTCACCACGCGGTGCCGTCTCGAGTTTCACTGCGTCGGCACCGGCCTCCTTCATGAGCCGAACGGCGTTCTCCACGGAGGATTCCATCGACTGGCCATAGCTGCCGAAGGGCATATCGCCGATAACCATCGCGTCCTCGACCGCACGGTCGACTGCCGAGGTGTTCGACAGCGCCTCCTCCATCGTAACCGGAATCGTATCCTAGTATCCGAGGTGATTGTCTCCGGCGGAATCTCCGACCAGGATCATATCGACACCACCACGGTCGACCTGACGAGCGATCGGCGCATCGTACGCGGTCAACATCGTCAGCGACTCTCCGTCACGATACTTCTCGTACAGATCTGGAATCGATGTTCGGCCCATGCTATCTGCCGCGTGCGGGGACCAATTCAAATTGATGGACAAACCACCTCAAAAAGGAGTTACGTGTCGTTCCTTTCAACGAGCTTGAACGGTCACTGGCCCTCGTCGTCGGTCCACTGGAACAGCCGCTCGAGGATCTCACGAGCGCGCTCCGTTCGTCCGACTCTCCCAGGTGCGGTCGAACCGATCGGGCCGCGAGCGGATCGCCTCGCCGAGGCGGGTTCGGGCCTCGACTGCGGAGGGGGTCTCCTATTCGACGACGACCGCTCCCTTCATCCCCTGTTGGCGATGGGGCTCGCAGACGTAGAGGTACGTCCCGGTGTCTTCGAACTGGTGTTCGAACGTGAATCCCTCCTCGTCGGTGATCTCGCTCTCGAAGACGGGTTCGTCCGCGCCGGTCGCGTCCTCGATTTCCAGTTCCTCTTCGTCTTCGGGAACGTGGACGACGTTGTGGCCGCCTCCCTCCCCGGTCCACTCCCAGACGACCGTCGCGTCCTGATCGATGCGAATCGCGGGCGGATCGAACTGGTAGCCGTCGTCTCCGGCCCCGACGTCGACCGTGACCTCGTCCTCGCCGGTCAGGTCCTCGGTCTCTTCGTAATTTTCGACGTCTTCGAACCAGTCGCCGTAATCCGGTTCTTCGTCGTCCTGGGCGCTCGCGGCGGCGCTGAAACCTCCCAGTGCGATGCTCGAGCCGATGAGTTTGATCGCCGTTCGCCGCTTCAGTCGGTCCATACTGGAACCGGCGCCGGCTATCGAGTAAAACCGAGTCCTTACGCTTGCAACGAGGTCCGCCGATCGATAGTCGCGAGGCGTACCGTCTCGACCGACGAATGGGGGACGCGAGCACCGTGTCACGCGTCCGTACTGACCGACCGGTATTCGGCGTCGCCTGGTCGCACTCCGCGAGGAGCGGGAATCGGACCCGATCACCGAGAGCCGTCGGATCGCGGTTACTCCGGTCGCGGAGCGGTGAAGAGATCGGCGGCCGGCGAGAGCCCCGAAACCGCGTCTGCGGCCAGCACCGCCGCCCCGCAGGTCCACGTCGGCCGCTCGCCCGGCCAGAACTCCTCGTCTTCGAACTGATACCCCGTCCAGAAGATCCCCTTGTCGTCCGTCCACTGGAACAGCCACTCGAGGATCTCACGAGCGCGCTCCTGACGACCCACCGCGGCCAGTGAAATCACGAGTTCGCAGGACTCGGCGACCGTCACCCACGGTTCGTCGGAGACGCACCGACAGCCGAGTCCCTCCTCGAGAAAGCGATCCATCCCGTCCTCGAGCCGGTCCCGCGCCGAATCGCCGGTCTCCACGCCACAGAGGACGGGATAGAACCAGTCCATCGCGTAGCGGGATTTGCTCTCCCAGGTGCGGTCGAACCGGTCGGGCCGCGAGCGAATCGCCTCGCCGAGATGGGTTCGGGCCTCGAGCCACCGATCGCGCCGCTCCTCGTGACCGAGTTCGTCGGCCACGGCCGCGCCGCAGGCCAGACTCTTGTAGATCGAGGCGCAGCCGGAGACCAGCGCGTCCTCGTAGACCTCGCCGTCCGCGCCGACGGTCCAGTAGACCTCGCCGGTCGGGGCCTGCCGGTCGCACGCGAATTCCAGCGCGTCCCGGACGGTCGGCCACAGCTCCTCGAGGAACTCCCGATCCTCGGTACAGAGATGGTGGTGCCAGGCGCCGACGGCGACGTAGGCGCTGCGGTGGGTCTCCTTGCGCGGCTCGTCGCCGGCGTGGGCACCGTCGTCGCCGTCGTCGGGCTCGCCGTAGGTCGCCCAGAGCGCGCCGTCGTCGTGCTGGGCGTCGGCCACCCAGCGGTACGCGCGGCGAGCGGCCTCGTGGCGGCCGCCGACGGAGAGCCCCATCGCGCTCTCGACGTGATCCCAGGGGTCGGCCGGGCCGTCGGGATACCAGAGAATGAGCCCGTCCGACCGCTGCACGCGCTCGATGTAGTCCACCGCGGGCTCGAGCCCCCAGTCGGTCAGCGACTCTCCCGACGACACGTTGCTCACGACCGCCCCTCCAGCTCGAAGTAGTAGACGACGCTCTTGCCGAGCACGGGATCGAGCGCCCGCTCGAGCAGCCGGACCGGCCGCGGCGATTCCATGACGTCCCACTCGAGGAAGCGGTCGTAGGCCCGCAGCGGGAGCGGCGGCTCGCCCCGCTCGTCGCGCTCGCGCCAGAGACACTTGAGCCACCAGTAGGGGGCGTGCAGCGCGTGGGCGAAGTGGCCGTCGACGCGCCGGAACCCGCGGCGCTCGATGGCCGCCCGTAGCTCCTCCCGATCGAAGATTCGGACGTGGCCGCCCTCGACCTCGTGGTACTCGTCCGACAGCGCCCAGCAGACCCGCTCGGGACCCGCTCGAGGGACGCTCACCGCGAGCGTCCCGCCCGGCGCGCAAACCCGCCGAAGCTCGTCCACCGCCGCCTCGTAGTCGGGGACGTGCTCGAGCACTTCGGTACAGCAGACGACGTCGAACGCGCCGTCTTCGAAGGGCAGTCTGAGTGCGTCCCCCGAGAGAAAGGTGACCGTCACGTCGGATAGTTCGGCGATGTACTCCTCGTAATCGTCCTGTGCGGCCGCCAGGCTCTCCCGCTCGAGGTCGAGCCCCACGACTTCCGCGACGTTCTCGAGGGCGGCGGCGTGGACGTGTCGACCCTCGCCGCAGCCGACGTCGAGGACGCGCATCCCCGGCGTCATCGTCACGCGGTCGAAATCGATCGTCTCCATCTCAGTCCCCCTGTTCGCGCGCTTCGATAGCGGTGCGGTACGTCTGCACGGTCTCCCGGGCGGCCCGCTCCCAGTCGAACTCCGCGACGATTCGCTCTCGTCCCCGCTCGCCCAGTCGACGGCGGCGGTCGTCGTCCTCGAGCAGGTCGCGAACGGCGTCGGCCAGCGCGTCCGAATCGCCCGGTTCGACGAGGACGCCGGCGTCGCCGACCACTTCGGGGAGCCCCCCGCCGGTGGTCGCGACGACCGGGACGCCACAGGCCAGCGCCTCGCCGGCCGGGAGGCCAAAGCCCTCGTAGATCGAGGGGACCACGGCGACGTCGACGCTCCCGTAGAGTTCGACCATCCGCTCGTAGCTGATCTCGCTGTGGGTTTCGATCGCGTCCGAGAGCCCCAGTTCCGAGACGAGGCGTTCGCAGTCGCCGCCCTCGTCGAACTCGCCGACGACGACGAGTTCGGCGTCGATCGTCTCGCGGACGGCCGCGAA containing:
- a CDS encoding ABC transporter ATP-binding protein — its product is MAVTDPVATVDGVRKSFGEEGVLEDVDLTVEDGELLVLMGPNGVGKSVLLSCLAGSERPSAGSIDVFGEPAAARADTTSFLLQDALALEKLTGRETIHFYRRLHPAFTDDWRTHVERLGLTGDLDKSVADYSGGMVRKLELAIAASIDVPLYLFDEPTAALDLATIPAVHQLFREKQAAGKTIVVASHRPMTADIADRIAFLADGRIVATGTPDELLASVPPVLETGASNASALRAVVDGEPFAVAGNIRGFVPERYEDAVTGDSGRVLDELAATSGIGRTALAIAEPTYTDLFTYYTNGPSTPTSAEQR
- a CDS encoding ABC transporter permease yields the protein MATEVETVSETEREADAGWRVWLEQADAFTRRSLQEMRNSEIMLLWVLAFPAFMYSLQTVQGAGTTATADASASIGIGVLGSMFVCLFVFGNQLATDLEDRRYVAYRSMPISSSAELTGRMAAGIVLAAGAFTATLVAGLATGASYGLRGPESIPIVLVAGVLTCLIWMVVAIPFVIAAGNKQVATVATTFVAVTTFILTGINGAVPAQSVIDGPVLNYLPNTLPTRLLIAHLVPAESWTGLGIAPPAMPTGPGFLALLAIYAVLAVVAGTVLVNRMLYDQGWWP
- a CDS encoding zinc-binding dehydrogenase, whose product is MQAVQFADHGDRDVIEYGEYPDPEVDRDEVLVDIKAAALNHLDIWTRRGMPGIDLEMPHIPGSDGAGVVEDVGEDVTRFEAGDHVALSAGVGDLRMDDPTLDPRFHIIGEHVTGVHSEYAAIPEDNLIPVPDHVDWSVAGSSSLVFQTAWRMLIERADLEAGESVLVLGASGGVGHAALQIADYAGAEVYATGSTEEKLDYAREHGADHVCNYEEEDFADWILEETGRRGVDVVVEHVGAPTWQNSLKSLTKGGRLVTCGGTGGGNPETDIPRIFWNQLQIIGSTMATPDQVDDVMELVWDGTFEPAIREELPMSETARAHEIIENREGFGKVVVRPDSEL
- a CDS encoding class I SAM-dependent methyltransferase → MVPNTLRDAIYAVRKARLGLERRRLDYGEETRERAERLAAVLPASAAELREYEREYEDLEWFHDTYADRVAEIHEAGVATDTTHWRDGVTLYVVCRALEVETVVETGVLFGSFDAHILAAMCENGGGTLHAVDLPGGPPGPFEYGHLIPDRCRDRWELHRGDAREVLPGLLERVGPLDLFLHDSDHRLPHMRFEYEAALGHLDPGGVLASHDVRLSRLFDRFTEENGLQSCVVCDTGLGRQSR
- a CDS encoding PadR family transcriptional regulator, translating into MPDHDSRGLESPARADASPPDYPPKDGRRAWIELTAFQRDCLEAVARRERDGTRCYPSGITWTLERRYPTVSRARLEPNLRALVGRDLLAERDGPDERVAAYGLTGAGRALLIQRAERLAVLCDLRASADEEMGES
- a CDS encoding ArsR family transcriptional regulator encodes the protein MRRPRVDWMTRADDAILEFLLNEGNRPLIANPSTVEANIDYKISHVRRRLRALQDGGLVEYYDEDRGLYRISERGRKYLAGELDADALEPS
- a CDS encoding DUF2270 domain-containing protein, translating into MTDSSSDDFDPTAPDQREIGREMVDDSTGLGSVMAHAYRGEIDRVGTWRQRLDETTTWAVTLMAAILTWGFSSTDNPHYILLIGVVVVTVFLGIEARRYRDYDVFRSRARVIQENLFANALDPSQGTESHDWRAELSRDYRRPTLKVSFYEALANRLRRVYLALLSVLLVAWVFRITAFAPRQDWLTTAGIARIPGIAVVAVVGVFYVVLLGVTFWPRERHAKGEFREGDPDDWKETDR
- a CDS encoding halocyanin domain-containing protein — translated: MDRLKRRTAIKLIGSSIALGGFSAAASAQDDEEPDYGDWFEDVENYEETEDLTGEDEVTVDVGAGDDGYQFDPPAIRIDQDATVVWEWTGEGGGHNVVHVPEDEEELEIEDATGADEPVFESEITDEEGFTFEHQFEDTGTYLYVCEPHRQQGMKGAVVVE
- a CDS encoding prenyltransferase encodes the protein MSNVSSGESLTDWGLEPAVDYIERVQRSDGLILWYPDGPADPWDHVESAMGLSVGGRHEAARRAYRWVADAQHDDGALWATYGEPDDGDDGAHAGDEPRKETHRSAYVAVGAWHHHLCTEDREFLEELWPTVRDALEFACDRQAPTGEVYWTVGADGEVYEDALVSGCASIYKSLACGAAVADELGHEERRDRWLEARTHLGEAIRSRPDRFDRTWESKSRYAMDWFYPVLCGVETGDSARDRLEDGMDRFLEEGLGCRCVSDEPWVTVAESCELVISLAAVGRQERAREILEWLFQWTDDKGIFWTGYQFEDEEFWPGERPTWTCGAAVLAADAVSGLSPAADLFTAPRPE